In Persephonella sp. IF05-L8, the following are encoded in one genomic region:
- a CDS encoding aldo/keto reductase yields the protein MVYKNFLGMKLSEIGIGTYLGQPDDQTDKSYLETITEGIKRGITVIDTAINYRNMRSEIIVGKAIKNTDRKNVYISTKGGYIAVPYNIQQDATQWFKENFVQTGIVSPSEITQTGNIITTKYIDWAFEQSLKNLDTDYIDIYFLHNPEDQLLKFDRKAFLDRLRGVFRLLEGKIQEGKLKFYGLATWNGFRVPENHQQYLNLNEIYKLAEEVGGVNHHFRFIQLPYNLAMLEAYNLKNQEIDGEKLSTLEAAEKLGIYTYISAPTMQGRLIRPVAPEILERFKVKRYSHIPIQFVRSTKGVGTTLIGMSKKQHLLENLEIENTPPLPPEEIDNMINSRKI from the coding sequence GTGGTGTATAAAAATTTTCTTGGTATGAAATTATCAGAAATAGGAATTGGAACATATCTTGGTCAACCTGATGACCAGACAGATAAAAGTTATCTTGAAACAATCACAGAAGGAATAAAAAGAGGAATAACTGTAATAGATACAGCAATAAACTACAGGAATATGCGAAGTGAGATTATTGTAGGCAAAGCTATAAAAAACACCGATAGAAAAAATGTTTATATTTCTACCAAAGGTGGATATATTGCAGTTCCTTACAACATCCAGCAGGATGCAACCCAGTGGTTTAAAGAAAATTTCGTTCAGACCGGAATAGTATCCCCCTCAGAAATAACCCAGACAGGAAATATTATCACTACCAAATATATTGATTGGGCTTTTGAGCAAAGTTTAAAAAATCTGGACACAGATTATATTGATATTTATTTCTTGCATAATCCGGAAGACCAGCTACTGAAGTTTGATAGAAAAGCATTTTTAGACAGATTAAGAGGTGTTTTCAGACTTCTTGAAGGAAAAATTCAGGAAGGCAAACTCAAATTTTACGGCCTTGCCACATGGAATGGCTTCAGAGTTCCTGAAAACCACCAACAATATCTAAATCTGAATGAAATATATAAACTGGCTGAAGAAGTAGGAGGAGTAAATCACCACTTTAGATTTATACAACTGCCTTATAATCTGGCTATGCTTGAGGCATACAATCTTAAAAATCAAGAAATAGATGGGGAAAAACTTTCTACTCTGGAAGCAGCAGAAAAATTAGGGATTTATACATATATTAGTGCACCAACAATGCAGGGAAGATTAATCAGACCAGTAGCTCCTGAAATTTTAGAAAGATTTAAAGTCAAAAGATACTCCCATATTCCTATCCAGTTTGTCAGAAGCACAAAAGGAGTAGGCACTACTCTAATAGGAATGTCAAAAAAGCAGCATCTATTAGAAAATCTTGAGATAGAAAATACCCCACCGTTGCCACCTGAGGAAATAGATAATATGATAAACTCAAGAAAAATTTAA
- a CDS encoding 4Fe-4S cluster-binding domain-containing protein produces the protein MLYPVKTLGPGNRVGVWLQGCSIRCRGCMSVETWSFEDGIKEDPILLAKKLSKISNSFTISGGEPFDQSEELKKFLEELKKKGVEDIIIYTGYTEEKVLEDFPWTKKLCSLLISGPFIAGLETESGWKGSENQKAKVFNKKFKDYYRQFLESKKQPLQILGGTIVGIPSKKLLINAYMGIKS, from the coding sequence GTGCTTTATCCGGTTAAAACTCTTGGTCCCGGAAATAGAGTGGGAGTTTGGCTTCAGGGGTGCTCTATAAGGTGCAGAGGCTGCATGTCGGTTGAAACATGGAGCTTTGAGGATGGAATAAAGGAAGACCCTATATTGCTTGCCAAGAAACTGTCTAAAATATCAAATTCCTTTACTATATCCGGAGGGGAGCCATTTGACCAGTCCGAAGAATTAAAAAAATTTCTTGAAGAACTGAAAAAAAAAGGAGTTGAAGACATAATCATTTACACGGGATACACGGAAGAAAAGGTGTTAGAAGATTTTCCCTGGACAAAGAAGCTCTGCTCTCTTTTGATATCCGGACCTTTTATAGCAGGTCTCGAAACAGAATCTGGTTGGAAGGGCTCTGAAAATCAAAAGGCAAAAGTTTTCAACAAAAAATTTAAGGATTATTACAGGCAGTTTTTAGAAAGCAAAAAGCAGCCCCTCCAGATTTTAGGCGGAACTATTGTCGGAATTCCTTCTAAAAAGCTGCTGATAAATGCCTATATGGGAATAAAGTCTTGA
- a CDS encoding protein kinase: MEKTIFEKTIVEEQKTVVETPEVTIVENAPVEKSSASIKQFQGLKIVKEFEAEGGEADLFLLENNTLLKLYRKGIIPKIEVVQKIKEVGEKLPNDVVKILDFGIDKETGRFYEIQEYMKNGNIKNFLKGKTPNKNLLIQIIDQINQILKALHSLNIIHRDIKPSNILVKEENPLNLVITDFGISSLLDDEFSKKITTVKGTPVYSAPESFSGIMGKEADYWSFGMVILDILNKNPFKGLDPKTVMFKITSEQVPIPKELDEDVKTLLKGLLTQNRRKRWGAKEVDLWLSGNIPSVFYEEKVTSGRYLFNNKEYSSLEELAGAMQANEETFKYAVSFVQRGHLNTLLKENKQLDLDTRVWEILENEKDPEIALVEIIHTIAPSLEIKPYGNKINLSELFEDTLSAIKGLSKPNPLSALLISENKKDLKKFEKLVKYTKDGEFLSFMANKFLEAEEALESKTKALHLFASMVSENFAVTRRLDFSRKSFIKVLENPLTKEEFEFFSQHFERITGKLLKKENFENIDMFHYQKVVELVRKDKNYLENAQPIIKNLKVKTHLYPFEIALAAWKGKSDKIEDLIDAVSAMVLVEKTGIKWEALERERINRVKNKLKELDKAGYVVPMGELELIEQKKEKNSYKVKIDQWSHFINHIESLEEFLKDEGVLLH; encoded by the coding sequence ATGGAAAAAACAATTTTTGAAAAAACCATAGTTGAAGAACAGAAAACAGTTGTTGAAACACCTGAGGTAACAATTGTTGAAAACGCTCCGGTCGAAAAATCTTCTGCATCTATAAAGCAGTTCCAGGGGTTGAAAATTGTAAAAGAGTTTGAAGCAGAAGGTGGGGAAGCTGACCTTTTTCTCCTTGAAAATAACACGCTTTTGAAACTCTATAGAAAAGGCATAATCCCCAAAATAGAAGTCGTTCAGAAAATCAAAGAGGTCGGAGAAAAATTACCAAACGATGTGGTAAAAATACTTGATTTTGGCATAGACAAAGAAACAGGCAGATTTTACGAAATACAGGAATACATGAAAAACGGAAATATTAAAAACTTCCTGAAAGGTAAAACACCCAATAAAAATCTTTTAATACAGATAATAGACCAAATAAACCAGATTCTAAAAGCTCTACATTCTTTAAACATAATCCACAGGGATATTAAGCCTTCAAATATTCTGGTTAAAGAGGAAAATCCTCTAAATCTGGTAATAACAGATTTTGGTATATCCTCTTTATTGGATGATGAATTTTCAAAGAAAATAACAACAGTAAAAGGAACTCCTGTTTACTCTGCTCCTGAAAGTTTCTCAGGAATAATGGGAAAGGAAGCAGACTACTGGTCATTTGGAATGGTAATTTTAGACATTCTAAACAAAAATCCTTTTAAGGGTTTAGACCCAAAAACGGTGATGTTTAAGATAACATCCGAGCAAGTCCCAATTCCAAAAGAATTAGACGAAGATGTCAAAACCCTCCTAAAAGGTCTATTAACTCAAAACAGGAGGAAAAGATGGGGTGCAAAAGAAGTTGACCTGTGGCTTTCGGGAAATATCCCAAGTGTATTTTATGAAGAAAAAGTAACATCTGGAAGATACCTGTTTAACAACAAGGAATACAGCTCACTTGAAGAACTCGCAGGAGCAATGCAGGCAAATGAAGAAACCTTTAAATATGCAGTTTCTTTTGTCCAGAGAGGACATCTAAATACACTTCTTAAAGAAAATAAACAACTTGATTTGGACACCAGGGTATGGGAAATTTTGGAAAATGAAAAAGACCCTGAAATAGCCCTTGTAGAAATAATCCATACAATAGCCCCATCACTGGAAATAAAGCCTTATGGAAACAAGATAAACCTCTCTGAGCTTTTTGAAGACACCCTTTCTGCAATAAAAGGGCTTTCTAAACCTAATCCCCTTTCTGCTCTTTTGATATCAGAAAATAAAAAAGACCTGAAAAAATTTGAAAAACTGGTTAAATACACAAAAGATGGAGAGTTCCTTAGTTTTATGGCAAATAAATTTCTTGAAGCCGAGGAAGCTTTAGAATCTAAAACAAAAGCATTACATCTATTTGCTTCTATGGTTTCAGAAAACTTTGCGGTTACCAGAAGATTGGACTTCTCTAGAAAAAGCTTTATCAAAGTACTTGAAAACCCCTTAACAAAAGAAGAGTTTGAGTTTTTCTCTCAACACTTTGAAAGAATAACAGGAAAGCTATTAAAAAAAGAGAATTTTGAGAACATAGATATGTTCCACTATCAGAAAGTCGTCGAACTTGTAAGAAAGGATAAAAATTACCTTGAAAATGCCCAACCTATTATTAAAAACCTAAAAGTTAAAACACACCTTTATCCGTTTGAAATAGCACTTGCTGCATGGAAAGGGAAATCAGACAAAATTGAAGATTTGATAGACGCAGTGTCTGCTATGGTTTTAGTTGAAAAAACAGGAATAAAATGGGAAGCTCTCGAAAGGGAAAGAATAAACAGAGTAAAAAATAAACTAAAAGAACTGGACAAAGCGGGCTACGTAGTTCCAATGGGGGAACTGGAGCTAATAGAACAAAAAAAGGAAAAGAACTCTTACAAGGTGAAAATAGACCAGTGGTCCCATTTCATAAACCACATAGAATCACTGGAGGAGTTTCTTAAAGATGAAGGCGTTCTACTTCACTAA
- the hisC gene encoding histidinol-phosphate transaminase, with product MIEYPEYLKNVQVYQPGKPIEELQRELGIKEIIKLASNENPFGCSLFVKKKIEAEATQINRYPDGGAYYLRKALSEFLVIDPDQIIFGNGSNEILDMIARVFLTGGKEALFFQGSFVVYKLITQINGGKFREIPLECDFSRDLNKLLDAITPETRIIFIDNPCNPTGFANKKEEFNEFIKNLPDHVLLIIDEAYFEYARHHGVPNSVNYIRRINPEIPEKNIIVLRTFSKAYGLAGLRIGYGIAKKEIIEILEKVRQPFNTNHLAQVAAIEALKDQEFVEFCVQENEKGKEQLYEGLERRGIEFIPTYANFIMFKVDNAKEVYENLLKLGVIVRPAFGFDNYLRVSIGRQDENEKFLQALDKLGISCK from the coding sequence ATGATTGAGTATCCTGAATATCTAAAAAATGTGCAGGTATATCAGCCGGGAAAACCAATTGAGGAACTTCAAAGGGAGCTTGGTATTAAAGAAATAATAAAACTGGCTTCAAATGAAAATCCTTTCGGCTGTTCATTATTTGTTAAGAAAAAAATAGAAGCAGAAGCAACCCAGATAAACAGGTATCCAGATGGAGGAGCATATTATCTGAGAAAGGCTTTGTCTGAATTTCTCGTTATTGACCCCGACCAGATTATATTCGGAAACGGCTCAAACGAAATTCTTGATATGATAGCAAGGGTTTTCCTTACAGGTGGAAAGGAGGCATTATTTTTTCAGGGAAGTTTCGTTGTTTATAAATTAATAACACAGATTAATGGTGGAAAGTTCAGAGAAATTCCCCTTGAGTGTGATTTTTCAAGGGATTTAAATAAACTCCTTGATGCTATAACTCCAGAAACAAGGATTATATTTATTGATAATCCCTGTAATCCTACAGGTTTTGCCAATAAAAAAGAAGAATTTAATGAGTTTATCAAAAATTTACCTGACCATGTTCTTCTAATTATTGATGAGGCATATTTTGAGTATGCAAGACATCATGGTGTTCCTAATTCGGTAAACTATATTAGAAGAATAAATCCTGAAATTCCCGAAAAGAATATTATTGTCCTGAGAACATTCTCAAAGGCTTATGGTCTTGCAGGGCTTAGAATAGGATACGGTATTGCCAAAAAAGAGATAATTGAGATACTGGAAAAAGTTAGACAGCCCTTTAACACAAACCATCTTGCACAGGTTGCTGCAATTGAGGCTTTAAAAGACCAGGAGTTTGTTGAGTTTTGTGTTCAAGAAAATGAAAAAGGAAAGGAACAGCTTTATGAAGGCTTAGAAAGGAGAGGTATAGAGTTTATTCCCACTTATGCAAATTTCATAATGTTTAAGGTGGACAATGCAAAAGAAGTTTATGAAAATCTGCTTAAACTGGGAGTTATAGTCCGACCAGCTTTTGGATTTGATAACTACCTGAGGGTTTCCATCGGCAGACAGGATGAGAATGAAAAATTCCTGCAAGCACTGGATAAACTTGGAATTTCCTGCAAATAA
- the glp gene encoding gephyrin-like molybdotransferase Glp: MISYEEAVKIIVDNTKRLGIEKVFLDKALGRVLAEDIYADADNPPADNSGMDGFAVRYEDIKGATEEEPVVLEIIGESKAGGEPVSVKPGTAAYIYTGGLIPDGADTVVQKELTKVEDNKVFIFQELPKGANIRPQGGDYKKGDLLIKKGKRLRPAEIGILSSVNKPTVYVYQVPRVGIITTGDEIIDVGEPFERKSQIRTSNTYSLYSQVIEAGGEPVIIGFAKDEPEDIERKLSYAKSCDILLTTGGVSVGEYDLVKDFVVKVLGVEILFWKVKQKPGKPVAFGVWGAEKEKLFFGIPGNPVAAMVVFENMVKPAIRKMRGDEKLFNPVIKAKLKGGYKRKKGERLEFIRVALELTDEGFIATPFGKQGSNILTGMVYAHGFGIVDVGVTEIKDGEEIKVSVFDTSFMEGEKI; encoded by the coding sequence ATGATAAGCTATGAAGAAGCAGTAAAGATAATCGTTGATAACACAAAAAGACTTGGAATTGAGAAAGTATTTCTGGATAAGGCACTGGGGAGAGTTCTTGCAGAAGATATATATGCAGATGCAGACAATCCACCTGCAGATAACAGCGGTATGGACGGCTTTGCTGTCAGATATGAAGATATAAAAGGTGCAACAGAAGAAGAACCTGTTGTTTTAGAAATCATTGGGGAGTCAAAGGCAGGTGGAGAACCTGTATCAGTCAAACCAGGAACAGCTGCTTATATATACACTGGAGGATTAATTCCTGATGGAGCTGATACAGTCGTCCAAAAGGAATTAACAAAAGTGGAAGACAACAAAGTTTTTATATTTCAGGAACTACCTAAAGGAGCAAATATAAGACCACAGGGCGGAGATTATAAAAAAGGAGACCTTTTAATCAAAAAGGGTAAAAGACTAAGACCTGCAGAGATAGGAATTTTATCATCTGTAAACAAGCCTACAGTTTACGTTTATCAGGTTCCAAGGGTTGGAATTATTACAACAGGGGACGAAATAATAGACGTTGGAGAACCATTTGAAAGAAAATCACAGATAAGGACATCAAATACATACTCTTTATATTCACAGGTTATAGAAGCAGGTGGAGAGCCTGTGATTATAGGATTTGCAAAAGATGAACCTGAAGATATAGAAAGAAAACTATCCTATGCAAAAAGCTGCGATATCTTACTGACAACAGGTGGTGTTTCTGTAGGAGAATATGACCTTGTTAAAGATTTTGTAGTCAAAGTACTGGGAGTAGAAATACTATTCTGGAAGGTAAAACAAAAACCTGGAAAGCCTGTTGCATTTGGTGTTTGGGGAGCAGAAAAAGAAAAATTATTTTTCGGTATTCCTGGTAACCCTGTTGCTGCAATGGTTGTATTTGAAAATATGGTTAAACCTGCCATCAGAAAAATGAGAGGAGATGAAAAATTATTTAATCCTGTAATAAAAGCAAAACTTAAAGGTGGATACAAAAGGAAAAAAGGAGAAAGGCTGGAGTTTATCAGGGTAGCGCTGGAACTTACTGATGAAGGCTTCATAGCAACACCTTTTGGTAAGCAGGGCTCAAACATATTAACAGGAATGGTTTATGCCCATGGTTTTGGAATTGTTGATGTAGGGGTCACGGAAATAAAAGATGGAGAAGAAATTAAAGTAAGCGTATTTGATACCTCATTTATGGAAGGTGAAAAGATATGA
- a CDS encoding CHC2 zinc finger domain-containing protein → MKKELPPGFILQVLEKKGIKYKKSGSSFRLRCPFHDDKNPSASVDPEKSTFLCFVFQVFFKCFFIMILRISVYCFFACFKFLFLYFKQDDFLRL, encoded by the coding sequence ATAAAAAAGGAGTTACCTCCTGGATTTATACTTCAAGTACTGGAAAAAAAGGGAATTAAATATAAGAAATCCGGCAGTTCATTCAGACTAAGATGTCCTTTTCATGACGATAAGAACCCTTCAGCTTCTGTAGATCCAGAAAAAAGTACATTTCTTTGCTTTGTATTTCAAGTTTTCTTCAAATGTTTCTTCATAATGATTTTAAGGATTTCTGTATATTGTTTTTTTGCTTGTTTTAAGTTTTTATTTTTGTACTTTAAACAAGATGATTTTCTAAGGCTATGA
- a CDS encoding protein phosphatase 2C domain-containing protein, whose amino-acid sequence MKAFYFTNRGNYRDKNEDALLIDKKVIQEDMEKPRESAPSKIIAVADGVGGAAAGEVASKSVLETLADFENLDIEAAIFRAKEKLKKLAEKDPSLNGMATTVAGIKMESDKITVFNCGDSRVYKKAGKFLRILSFDHSKNGVLYSAVGTDTTPEIFIRETSKGIFLIATDGFYSVFEEQELEDIFEENIEKTVSNIMQKLKTKNLYDNTTFIIAEV is encoded by the coding sequence ATGAAGGCGTTCTACTTCACTAATAGAGGAAACTACAGGGATAAAAACGAAGATGCTCTACTCATAGATAAAAAAGTTATTCAGGAAGATATGGAAAAGCCGAGAGAATCAGCACCTTCAAAAATAATTGCGGTTGCAGATGGAGTCGGTGGAGCTGCAGCAGGAGAAGTGGCATCAAAATCCGTTTTGGAAACACTGGCAGATTTTGAAAATCTGGATATAGAGGCGGCAATTTTTAGAGCAAAAGAAAAATTAAAAAAACTTGCAGAAAAAGACCCTTCGCTAAACGGAATGGCAACAACGGTAGCTGGGATAAAAATGGAAAGTGATAAAATTACCGTCTTCAACTGTGGAGATAGCAGGGTTTACAAAAAGGCAGGAAAATTTCTAAGAATACTTTCATTTGACCATTCTAAAAACGGAGTTCTATACTCAGCAGTAGGAACGGACACAACCCCTGAAATATTTATCCGAGAAACAAGTAAAGGAATATTCCTGATTGCCACAGATGGATTTTACAGTGTATTTGAAGAACAGGAGCTGGAAGATATTTTCGAGGAAAATATTGAAAAAACAGTTTCAAATATAATGCAAAAGTTAAAAACAAAAAACCTATATGACAATACCACATTTATAATAGCAGAGGTTTAA
- a CDS encoding DUF2267 domain-containing protein, which translates to MNFEKYVQKGNEFLKELAEELGTPGDKDRAGRILRAVLHALRRRLTPEEFLDLLAQLPMCIKAIAVDGWRIHESPDKSIKHIEDLIEAVMEEDRRTAARDLGNEEHAKEAIKAVIRVIKRHVSDGEIKDVEAELPKQLREFIEEA; encoded by the coding sequence ATGAATTTCGAAAAGTATGTCCAAAAAGGAAATGAGTTTTTAAAAGAACTTGCAGAAGAACTTGGAACTCCCGGAGACAAAGATAGAGCAGGAAGGATACTCCGTGCAGTATTACACGCCCTCAGAAGAAGACTTACACCAGAGGAATTTCTTGATTTACTTGCACAACTTCCAATGTGCATAAAAGCAATAGCTGTTGATGGCTGGAGAATACATGAAAGTCCAGACAAATCTATAAAACATATAGAAGACCTTATTGAAGCAGTTATGGAAGAAGACAGAAGAACAGCTGCCAGAGACCTTGGCAATGAAGAACATGCAAAAGAAGCTATAAAAGCTGTAATTAGAGTTATCAAAAGACATGTATCTGATGGCGAGATAAAAGATGTTGAGGCTGAACTTCCAAAACAACTAAGGGAGTTTATAGAAGAAGCTTAA
- a CDS encoding FHA domain-containing protein — protein sequence MIKICPACGTENPENAPVCSNCLEDLSVVSPTSKEKEKSIKLVINGKEIAAKNGDILGRQAIGSEIFKDFPTVSRKHAKISFENEEWFIEDLNSTNGTYVNGEKIKPYIKRKIHERDEISLSLSLKLKVVFNQI from the coding sequence ATGATTAAAATATGCCCTGCTTGCGGAACCGAAAATCCTGAAAATGCTCCGGTATGCTCGAACTGCCTGGAAGATTTATCCGTTGTTTCCCCTACTTCTAAAGAAAAAGAAAAAAGTATAAAGCTTGTAATAAACGGAAAAGAAATTGCTGCAAAAAACGGAGACATCCTGGGAAGACAGGCAATCGGTTCCGAAATCTTTAAAGACTTTCCAACTGTTTCCAGAAAACATGCAAAAATAAGCTTTGAAAATGAAGAATGGTTCATAGAAGACCTGAACTCAACAAATGGAACTTACGTAAATGGAGAAAAAATAAAACCTTATATAAAAAGAAAAATACACGAAAGAGATGAAATTAGTTTATCTCTTTCTTTAAAATTAAAAGTTGTCTTTAACCAAATTTAA
- a CDS encoding AAA family ATPase: MQWVKELDLFLPQTAHFLLSGNIYDSFLFEGIPLSLIDFLGRHLTEKQRYDQVVLYTPLSGFFHVAGDRKPFEEMAGSLDKEKKESLEKSYETISKIIQNQKYHIALLINFASRMGEVAKNDFNLFLYKMFKDAVKAKKTKTEKGIKHNLVIYLLDREGDFPAWYYVEKPNVKSILIQKPDIKTRRQVIKKLLEIFNKQNDEKLISEITDRTYGMLSREIISIFQIAKQNNIQPENISQAIRTYKTGIKESPWESIEKSKVKSINSLIQERVKGQEEAIKKASRIIRRAFFNLSGAQFSKYSQRPKGVLFLAGPTGVGKTELAKSIAEIVFGSEDALIRFDMSEFRHDHSDQRLLGAPPGYVGYESGGELINKIRENPFSVVLFDEIEKAHPRIMDIMLQLLDEGVLTSGRGEKAYFSECIVIFTSNLGASKVNSTMDFNKVEKTIKEEIENYFKEIQRPEILNRIGKNIVAFDFIREREGKQIAQKMINNIVQKLKKERGITVEIKNMNELLEASIKDLSMGGRGIGNTIEEIFINPLSELLFELDVKTGDTVKIKFGEKLEGEKIESSQSALSG, from the coding sequence ATGCAATGGGTAAAAGAACTTGATTTATTTCTGCCTCAGACAGCTCATTTTCTACTATCTGGAAATATATATGACTCCTTTTTGTTTGAAGGAATTCCCCTTAGCTTGATAGATTTCCTCGGAAGGCACCTTACGGAAAAACAGAGATATGACCAAGTGGTTTTATACACCCCTCTTTCAGGGTTTTTTCACGTTGCAGGAGATAGAAAACCCTTTGAAGAAATGGCCGGCTCTCTGGATAAAGAAAAAAAAGAAAGCCTTGAGAAATCTTATGAAACAATAAGCAAAATTATACAAAACCAGAAATACCACATAGCCCTGCTCATAAATTTTGCCTCCAGAATGGGAGAGGTAGCAAAAAACGACTTTAATCTGTTTCTATATAAAATGTTCAAAGATGCGGTAAAAGCGAAAAAGACAAAGACTGAAAAGGGTATAAAACACAACCTTGTAATATATCTGTTGGATAGAGAAGGGGATTTCCCTGCATGGTACTACGTTGAAAAGCCCAACGTAAAATCAATCCTAATACAAAAACCTGACATAAAAACAAGAAGACAGGTCATCAAAAAACTACTGGAAATATTCAACAAACAAAACGACGAAAAGCTGATAAGCGAAATAACAGACAGAACTTACGGAATGCTTTCAAGGGAGATAATATCAATATTCCAGATAGCAAAACAAAACAACATTCAGCCTGAAAACATATCTCAAGCAATAAGAACATATAAGACGGGAATAAAGGAAAGTCCGTGGGAAAGTATTGAAAAATCAAAAGTAAAATCTATAAACAGTCTCATACAGGAAAGGGTAAAGGGACAAGAAGAAGCAATCAAAAAAGCTTCCCGGATAATAAGAAGAGCCTTTTTTAATCTATCAGGAGCACAGTTTTCAAAATATTCCCAAAGACCTAAAGGTGTTTTATTCCTGGCAGGACCTACAGGAGTAGGAAAAACGGAGCTTGCAAAATCAATCGCAGAAATTGTATTCGGAAGTGAAGATGCCCTTATTAGATTTGATATGTCAGAATTCAGGCACGACCATTCTGACCAGAGACTTCTTGGAGCTCCTCCGGGATACGTTGGATACGAAAGCGGAGGGGAGCTGATAAACAAAATAAGGGAAAATCCTTTTTCTGTGGTTTTATTTGACGAGATAGAGAAAGCTCACCCAAGAATAATGGATATAATGCTGCAGCTGTTAGATGAAGGTGTTCTAACATCAGGCAGGGGAGAAAAGGCTTATTTTTCCGAATGTATCGTAATATTCACTTCAAACCTCGGAGCTTCAAAAGTAAACTCTACAATGGATTTTAATAAGGTTGAAAAAACAATAAAAGAGGAAATAGAAAACTACTTTAAAGAAATACAAAGACCGGAAATACTTAACAGAATAGGAAAAAACATTGTGGCATTTGATTTTATAAGGGAAAGGGAAGGAAAACAGATAGCACAGAAAATGATAAATAACATTGTCCAAAAACTGAAAAAGGAAAGAGGAATAACAGTGGAAATAAAAAATATGAATGAACTCTTAGAAGCTTCAATAAAAGATCTATCAATGGGTGGTAGAGGAATTGGAAACACAATAGAGGAAATATTCATAAATCCATTATCAGAGCTTTTATTTGAGCTGGATGTCAAAACCGGTGATACTGTAAAAATAAAATTTGGAGAAAAACTGGAAGGAGAAAAAATTGAAAGTAGCCAGAGTGCTTTATCCGGTTAA
- a CDS encoding radical SAM protein, translated as MKYLFGPVNSRRFGLSLGIDLSPDKKSCNFDCLYCELDKAKPVSMIQNEPDPEDIISEVKYFLQKNPYPEVITITANGEPTLYSKLDILIEKLQKIKGNSKLLILSNGSTIHKKEIQETLKNLDIVKISFDAADQKTLQKVNKTLKDINIKNIIQGLKEFRKIFKGFLIIEILVVKNVNDSPENIKKIAEVLKDIQPDRVDLGTIDRPPAYRVFPVSDEELLKLGEYLKDFNLNIITRGKDNILSEFELSEEEILNTFRRRPYTYSDIEKVFNQETVNKIKDMIANGKLIEKKVGNTSFILPG; from the coding sequence ATGAAGTATCTGTTTGGACCTGTTAATTCAAGACGATTTGGACTTTCTCTGGGGATAGACTTATCCCCAGATAAAAAATCCTGCAATTTTGACTGCCTTTATTGTGAACTGGACAAAGCAAAGCCTGTTTCTATGATACAAAATGAGCCTGACCCTGAGGATATAATATCTGAAGTAAAATATTTTTTACAAAAAAATCCGTATCCTGAAGTTATCACAATAACTGCAAATGGCGAGCCAACCTTATACTCAAAACTTGATATTCTAATTGAAAAACTACAAAAGATAAAAGGAAACTCCAAGCTTCTCATACTTTCAAATGGTTCAACAATACATAAAAAAGAAATTCAGGAAACTCTCAAAAACCTTGATATTGTAAAAATCTCCTTTGATGCTGCCGACCAGAAAACTCTCCAAAAAGTAAACAAAACACTGAAAGATATAAATATAAAAAATATTATTCAAGGGTTAAAAGAGTTTAGAAAGATTTTCAAAGGATTTCTAATTATTGAAATCCTTGTGGTAAAAAATGTAAATGATTCTCCAGAAAATATAAAAAAAATAGCAGAAGTTCTGAAAGATATACAGCCTGATAGAGTTGACCTTGGAACAATTGATAGACCCCCTGCTTATCGTGTTTTTCCTGTATCGGATGAAGAATTGCTTAAGTTGGGAGAGTATTTGAAAGATTTTAATCTGAATATCATAACCCGTGGTAAAGATAACATTCTTTCTGAATTTGAGCTATCTGAAGAAGAAATACTAAACACTTTCCGAAGAAGACCTTACACCTACTCAGACATAGAAAAGGTTTTTAATCAAGAAACGGTAAACAAAATAAAAGATATGATTGCAAACGGAAAACTTATTGAGAAAAAAGTAGGAAATACATCTTTTATACTTCCAGGGTAG